A single genomic interval of Porphyromonas sp. oral taxon 275 harbors:
- the dnaB gene encoding replicative DNA helicase encodes MPAPSQPKVARKRPTTVAPLELDGRIPPQDLAIEEAVLGALLLEKDAYPRVSELLRPETFYLHTHELVYTAMTQLAMEQKPIDMLTVIEELRRMEVLEEVGGQAFIAGLSTKMLSTSSLEAHAEILADKALSRSLIGMASQTLKDAFDDVVAVKEQVQRAEASLFELSRDEKKGDFEPIRPLVKNAIEEIQIAANRTEGISGLSTGFPKIDEMTSGWQNSDLIIIAARPAMGKTAFVVSMARYMAVDQGIPVALFNLEMSSVQLVKRFLSNVCEIDGQKIKSGRLDDVEWARLNNRMAGLEAAPLYINDTPSLSVFELRTKARRLVSQHQVKLIIIDYLQLMNASGMSFGNREQEVSTISRSLKMLAKELNIPIIALSQLNRGVENRQQGGDANSKRPQLSDLRESGAIEQDADIVCFIHRPEYYKITVDSETGESLKGVGEFIIAKHRNGPVGEVRLAFKSDFARFSPLEDLQPGTEADAARPTTSLSGRSLTAGPAAAAPLAPAFDPLAPDNNFPGGQVPF; translated from the coding sequence ATGCCAGCACCCAGCCAGCCCAAGGTAGCTCGGAAGCGCCCCACCACAGTGGCGCCGCTCGAGCTAGACGGGCGTATCCCCCCCCAGGACTTAGCCATCGAGGAGGCTGTCCTCGGGGCGCTTCTCCTCGAGAAGGACGCCTACCCACGCGTCAGCGAGCTACTCCGCCCCGAGACCTTCTACCTACACACCCACGAGCTGGTATACACCGCCATGACGCAGCTGGCTATGGAGCAGAAGCCCATAGATATGCTGACCGTCATCGAGGAGCTGCGCCGCATGGAGGTACTGGAGGAGGTCGGCGGCCAAGCCTTTATCGCGGGGCTCTCGACCAAGATGCTCTCGACCTCGAGCCTTGAGGCCCACGCCGAGATCCTCGCGGACAAGGCCCTCAGCCGCAGCCTCATCGGCATGGCCTCCCAGACGCTCAAGGACGCCTTCGACGACGTCGTAGCCGTCAAGGAGCAGGTACAGCGTGCCGAGGCTAGCCTCTTCGAGCTGTCGCGCGACGAGAAGAAGGGCGACTTCGAGCCCATCCGTCCGCTGGTCAAGAATGCCATCGAGGAGATCCAGATCGCGGCCAATAGGACGGAGGGGATCAGCGGCCTGTCGACGGGCTTCCCCAAGATCGACGAGATGACCTCAGGCTGGCAGAACTCCGACCTCATCATCATCGCGGCGCGTCCTGCCATGGGTAAGACGGCCTTCGTCGTCTCTATGGCGCGCTACATGGCCGTAGACCAAGGGATCCCCGTAGCACTCTTCAACCTCGAGATGAGCTCCGTGCAGCTCGTCAAGCGCTTCCTATCCAACGTCTGCGAGATCGATGGGCAGAAGATCAAGAGCGGACGTCTAGACGACGTCGAATGGGCACGACTGAATAACCGCATGGCGGGTCTTGAGGCTGCGCCACTCTACATCAACGACACGCCCTCGCTCTCGGTCTTCGAGCTACGCACCAAGGCGCGTCGCCTCGTGAGCCAGCATCAGGTCAAGCTGATCATCATCGACTACCTCCAGCTGATGAATGCCAGCGGGATGAGCTTCGGCAACCGTGAGCAGGAGGTCAGTACCATATCGCGCTCACTAAAGATGCTGGCCAAGGAGCTGAATATACCCATCATCGCCCTCTCCCAGCTCAACCGCGGCGTAGAGAACCGCCAGCAGGGCGGTGACGCCAATAGCAAGCGCCCACAGCTCTCTGACCTCCGTGAGTCGGGGGCTATCGAGCAGGACGCCGACATCGTGTGCTTCATCCACCGCCCCGAGTACTACAAGATCACCGTAGACAGCGAGACAGGCGAGTCGCTGAAGGGTGTCGGCGAGTTCATCATCGCCAAGCACCGTAACGGGCCCGTCGGTGAAGTACGCCTCGCCTTCAAGTCCGACTTCGCCCGCTTCTCCCCTCTGGAGGACCTGCAGCCAGGCACGGAGGCCGATGCAGCCCGCCCCACGACCTCGCTCTCTGGGCGTAGCCTCACGGCCGGACCTGCGGCAGCAGCGCCATTGGCCCCAGCCTTCGACCCGCTCGCCCCGGATAATAACTTCCCTGGCGGCCAAGTGCCCTTCTAG
- a CDS encoding dihydrolipoamide acetyltransferase family protein has product MPTFDIKIPKTGESVTECTITVIHAKVGDLVQEDDELFEVTSAKTAASVPSPVAGKVVQINYTEGETVPVGQVLLVIDTAAGATAEPAAAPTAAASPAPAVSAQPSASPVVEQTLTKGSIERWYSPVVLELAKKAKVSQDELDKISGTGFGGRVSKADITRYIEQQKGAPAPQPRAAQPAAAAAAPARPAVSAPAVSVGPEDKVIPMDPIRRIIADRMVQSVQVAPHVTSFIKVDITNLVKWREAHKDEFKQREGVALTYMTPFIEAVAKALKDFPRINAAVDGYNIIERKHIHVGMAVALPDGNLVVPVVRDADKLSRSGIAEQVSLLAAKSRQGKLSPDEMAGSTFTISNYGASHTLFGTPIINQPEVAILGIGAIEKEPSILETEAGDVIAIRHKIYLSLSFDHRIIDGMLGGAFLHAIAQHLEDWKQD; this is encoded by the coding sequence ATGCCTACATTCGACATCAAGATCCCCAAGACTGGGGAGAGCGTCACCGAGTGTACCATCACCGTCATCCATGCCAAGGTCGGGGACCTCGTCCAGGAGGATGACGAACTCTTTGAGGTCACCTCGGCAAAGACCGCTGCCTCCGTCCCCTCGCCCGTGGCAGGGAAGGTCGTGCAGATCAATTATACGGAGGGCGAGACGGTCCCCGTGGGGCAGGTGCTCCTAGTCATCGATACCGCAGCTGGTGCTACCGCAGAGCCCGCAGCGGCTCCTACCGCTGCAGCTAGCCCCGCTCCAGCGGTGAGCGCGCAGCCCTCAGCGAGCCCTGTCGTCGAGCAGACGCTCACCAAGGGGAGCATCGAGCGCTGGTATTCGCCCGTCGTCCTTGAGCTAGCGAAGAAGGCCAAGGTAAGTCAGGACGAGCTCGACAAGATCTCGGGGACGGGCTTCGGCGGTCGCGTCAGCAAGGCCGATATCACCCGCTACATCGAGCAGCAGAAGGGCGCTCCCGCTCCGCAGCCACGTGCCGCACAGCCCGCGGCAGCTGCCGCAGCGCCTGCACGCCCCGCCGTCAGCGCTCCTGCCGTCAGCGTAGGGCCCGAGGACAAGGTGATCCCCATGGATCCCATCCGCCGCATCATCGCCGATCGTATGGTGCAGTCCGTGCAGGTAGCGCCTCATGTGACGAGCTTCATCAAGGTCGACATCACGAACCTCGTGAAGTGGCGCGAGGCGCACAAGGACGAGTTCAAGCAGCGTGAGGGCGTCGCTCTGACCTACATGACGCCCTTCATCGAGGCCGTGGCCAAGGCGCTCAAGGACTTCCCCCGCATCAATGCCGCTGTCGATGGCTATAACATCATCGAGCGCAAGCATATCCATGTGGGTATGGCCGTGGCGCTGCCTGATGGCAACCTCGTCGTGCCCGTGGTGCGTGACGCCGACAAGCTGAGCCGCTCCGGTATCGCTGAGCAGGTGAGCCTTCTTGCGGCCAAGAGCCGCCAGGGCAAGCTGAGCCCAGACGAGATGGCGGGCAGCACCTTCACCATCTCCAACTATGGCGCCTCACACACGCTCTTCGGTACGCCCATCATCAACCAGCCTGAGGTGGCCATCCTCGGCATTGGGGCGATCGAGAAGGAGCCTAGCATCCTCGAGACCGAGGCAGGCGATGTCATCGCTATCCGCCACAAGATTTACCTCTCCCTGTCCTTTGACCATCGTATCATCGATGGTATGCTAGGCGGTGCCTTCCTGCACGCCATAGCACAGCACCTCGAGGACTGGAAGCAAGACTAG
- a CDS encoding S24 family peptidase: MLVGQRTGERGPDEDEEGNWAKVKEAPGDGQPYYDVDFLGGYGEFVDHPEDARPEYFIDFKPYNRKGVFYVNLRGDSMAPEFNGGDLLALRPVEGWWDYLLLGKVYAIVTKQGQRTIKRLRKGPSPEAYQLEPINPAYDKQDIPKDQIAAVFEVLGGIRHYE; the protein is encoded by the coding sequence ATGCTTGTCGGTCAGCGCACTGGCGAGCGCGGCCCTGACGAAGATGAAGAGGGAAACTGGGCGAAGGTCAAGGAAGCCCCGGGAGACGGGCAGCCCTACTACGATGTAGACTTTCTGGGCGGCTACGGGGAGTTCGTGGACCACCCCGAGGACGCGCGCCCTGAGTACTTCATCGACTTCAAGCCCTACAATCGCAAGGGCGTATTCTACGTCAATCTCCGCGGCGACAGCATGGCGCCTGAGTTCAACGGCGGCGACCTGCTTGCGCTTCGCCCCGTGGAGGGCTGGTGGGACTACCTGCTACTGGGCAAGGTGTACGCCATAGTCACCAAGCAGGGGCAGCGCACGATCAAGCGCCTGCGTAAGGGACCAAGCCCCGAGGCCTACCAGCTAGAGCCCATCAACCCTGCCTACGATAAGCAGGACATCCCGAAGGACCAGATCGCCGCGGTCTTCGAGGTCCTCGGCGGCATCCGCCACTACGAGTAA
- a CDS encoding DUF4373 domain-containing protein — protein MCKHRYLPLYLDALDDDKVERLRYAKGEAGWGLYTALLIRLASNDEDDYRLTTDFNFLRYSMKSKAPLSLFAYLVNDSGLFATEDEGRYFYSPRLRAAMTELSLKMERRDDRASKELDDASASEATDNAPKARSRAGWTPEKRAAQAAHGRTGGALSKRTKGIASEDKGIDKGIASEDKGIDKGIASEDKGIDKGIASEDKGIDKGIASEDKGIASEDKGIDKGIASEDKGIDKGIASEDKGIGGTIGGLNAPIREKNKRVKVKDYLPPSPPGGGEREERLNEKLLRDREELNAALAGISDETERKRVADILNPPTTDGKIWAQILGDVASERLHELDAYKSMISYSAKLSREAYNMWRCLTADAKEKLGIKLAEGEIPNASDRVLIATTALSLWRSMLDRAAGSRDFLRTNSSMLNLSWLAQYENYVKVASGVYDPPTETATAKQPQKTGLYRDADTWGEDRNKVDESKWKL, from the coding sequence ATGTGCAAGCATCGCTATCTACCACTCTACCTCGATGCCCTTGATGACGACAAGGTGGAGCGCCTGCGCTACGCCAAGGGTGAGGCAGGCTGGGGGCTCTACACAGCCCTGCTCATACGTCTTGCCTCGAACGATGAGGATGACTACCGACTGACGACGGACTTCAATTTCCTCAGATATTCGATGAAGTCTAAAGCGCCACTCAGCCTCTTCGCCTACTTGGTGAATGATTCGGGCTTGTTCGCGACCGAGGACGAAGGGCGCTACTTCTACTCCCCAAGGCTCCGCGCTGCTATGACCGAGCTGAGCCTCAAGATGGAGCGCAGAGACGACCGAGCGTCTAAGGAACTAGACGACGCTAGTGCTAGCGAAGCCACCGACAATGCGCCCAAGGCTAGAAGCCGCGCAGGCTGGACGCCTGAGAAGCGTGCCGCACAAGCGGCGCACGGTCGCACGGGCGGCGCTCTGAGTAAGCGGACCAAGGGTATTGCCTCCGAGGATAAGGGTATTGATAAGGGTATTGCTTCCGAGGATAAGGGTATTGATAAGGGTATTGCTTCCGAGGATAAGGGTATTGATAAGGGTATTGCCTCCGAAGATAAGGGTATTGATAAGGGTATTGCTTCCGAGGATAAGGGTATTGCCTCCGAGGATAAGGGTATTGATAAGGGTATTGCCTCCGAAGATAAGGGTATTGATAAGGGTATTGCCTCCGAAGATAAGGGTATTGGGGGGACTATAGGGGGGCTAAACGCCCCCATAAGGGAAAAGAATAAAAGGGTGAAGGTTAAAGATTATCTCCCCCCAAGCCCCCCAGGGGGGGGAGAGAGAGAGGAGAGGCTAAATGAAAAATTGCTTCGAGATAGGGAGGAGCTCAATGCGGCTCTAGCGGGTATCTCTGACGAGACAGAGCGAAAACGAGTAGCCGATATCCTAAATCCTCCGACCACGGACGGCAAAATATGGGCTCAGATACTCGGAGATGTGGCCTCAGAGCGCCTACACGAGCTGGATGCCTACAAGTCGATGATCTCCTACTCGGCGAAGCTGAGCCGAGAGGCCTACAACATGTGGCGCTGTTTGACCGCAGACGCTAAGGAGAAGTTGGGGATAAAGCTGGCGGAGGGAGAGATACCGAACGCATCTGATCGCGTGCTTATAGCAACTACTGCGCTCAGCCTATGGAGGAGCATGCTGGACAGGGCGGCAGGATCTCGGGACTTCCTACGGACGAACTCCTCGATGCTCAACCTCTCTTGGCTCGCCCAATATGAGAACTACGTCAAGGTCGCCAGTGGGGTCTACGATCCACCCACAGAGACCGCTACAGCTAAGCAGCCGCAAAAGACGGGGCTCTACCGAGACGCAGATACCTGGGGAGAAGACAGAAACAAAGTAGACGAGTCAAAATGGAAACTATAG
- a CDS encoding HNH endonuclease, producing MAKYRRSVAYSRLLNTQRWRKLRREYLSANPLCEDCLIRDLSRPAQCVHHIQPIERASGNDALMAQLAYDWSNLRALCNPCHSAAHRLLGSQGAAEAKARAESQLQSFAQRYLAPAVADHSANISE from the coding sequence ATGGCAAAGTACAGGCGAAGCGTCGCCTATAGTCGCTTGTTGAACACCCAACGCTGGCGCAAGCTGAGGCGTGAATACCTTAGCGCTAATCCTCTCTGTGAGGACTGCCTTATCAGAGACCTGAGCCGTCCTGCTCAGTGCGTTCATCACATTCAGCCAATAGAGCGAGCCTCAGGCAATGACGCGCTGATGGCGCAGCTGGCCTACGACTGGTCTAACCTGCGTGCGCTATGCAATCCGTGCCACAGTGCTGCTCACAGATTGCTGGGATCGCAGGGTGCTGCTGAGGCCAAAGCTCGCGCAGAGTCACAGCTACAGAGCTTTGCTCAGCGCTATCTAGCTCCAGCCGTGGCTGACCACTCAGCCAACATCAGCGAATAG
- the lepA gene encoding translation elongation factor 4: protein MKHIRNFCIIAHIDHGKSTLADRLLETTQTVSGKDLQEQVLDNMDLERERGITIKSHAIQMNYRLDGQDYVLNLIDTPGHVDFSYEVSRSIAACEGALLIVDAAQGIQAQTISNLYMALEHDLEIIPIVNKVDLPSAMPEEVEDQIIELLGCKREEIIRASGKTGLGVEEILHAIVERVPAPVGDPEGPLQCLIFDSVFNPFRGIIAYFKVVNGSIRKGDHVKFIATGKEYDADEIGVLRLDMEPRTVVSTGDVGYIISGIKTSKEVKVGDTITHVTGGASEAIAGFEEVKPMVFAGLYPIESEDFENLRASLEKLQLNDASLTFQPESSIALGFGFRCGFLGLLHMEIIQERLDREFGMNVITTVPNVSYKVYDKKGGEHEVHNPSGLPDITTIDHIEEPYIRASVITNTAYIGPIMTLCLGKRGQLIKQEYISGDRIEIFFDLPLGEIVIDFYDKLKSVSKGYASFDYHLSDFRPSRLVKLDILLNGDPVDALSTLTHVDNSVAFGRRMCEKLKELIPRQQFDIAIQAAIGAKVIARETIKAVRKDVTAKCYGGDVSRKRKLLEKQKEGKKRMKQIGTVEVPQKAFLAVLKLD, encoded by the coding sequence ATGAAGCATATACGCAACTTTTGTATCATAGCCCATATTGATCATGGGAAGAGCACGCTGGCAGACCGCCTCCTAGAGACGACGCAGACCGTCTCGGGTAAGGACCTACAGGAGCAGGTGCTTGATAATATGGATCTCGAGCGCGAGCGCGGGATCACCATCAAGAGCCACGCCATCCAGATGAACTACCGCCTGGACGGGCAGGACTATGTCCTCAACCTCATCGACACCCCAGGACACGTGGACTTCTCCTACGAGGTCTCCCGCTCCATCGCCGCCTGCGAGGGCGCGCTGCTCATCGTCGATGCAGCTCAGGGCATCCAGGCACAGACCATCTCCAACCTCTATATGGCGCTCGAGCACGACCTCGAGATCATCCCTATAGTAAATAAGGTAGACCTCCCCAGCGCTATGCCCGAGGAGGTCGAGGACCAGATCATCGAGCTGCTGGGCTGCAAGCGTGAGGAGATCATACGCGCCAGTGGCAAGACGGGCCTCGGCGTCGAGGAGATCCTCCACGCCATCGTGGAGCGCGTCCCCGCTCCCGTAGGCGACCCAGAGGGGCCGCTGCAGTGCTTGATCTTCGACTCGGTCTTCAATCCCTTCCGCGGGATCATCGCCTACTTCAAGGTCGTCAATGGCTCCATCCGCAAGGGGGACCACGTCAAGTTCATCGCCACGGGCAAGGAGTACGACGCCGATGAGATCGGGGTACTCCGCCTCGACATGGAGCCGCGCACTGTCGTCAGCACGGGCGACGTAGGCTACATCATCTCGGGCATCAAGACCAGTAAAGAGGTCAAGGTCGGGGATACCATCACGCACGTCACGGGCGGCGCAAGCGAGGCTATCGCAGGCTTCGAGGAAGTCAAGCCTATGGTCTTCGCAGGGCTCTACCCCATCGAGAGTGAGGACTTCGAGAACCTGCGCGCCTCGCTGGAGAAGCTGCAGCTCAACGACGCCTCCCTAACCTTCCAGCCCGAGAGCTCTATAGCGCTCGGCTTCGGCTTCCGCTGTGGTTTCCTCGGTCTGCTGCACATGGAGATCATCCAGGAGCGCCTCGACCGCGAGTTCGGGATGAATGTCATCACCACCGTGCCCAACGTATCCTATAAGGTCTACGACAAGAAGGGCGGCGAGCACGAGGTGCACAACCCCTCAGGCCTACCCGACATCACGACCATAGACCATATCGAGGAGCCCTACATCCGCGCCTCGGTCATCACCAACACAGCCTACATCGGCCCCATCATGACGCTCTGCCTCGGCAAGCGCGGGCAGCTGATCAAGCAGGAGTACATCTCGGGCGACCGTATCGAGATCTTCTTCGACCTGCCGCTCGGAGAGATCGTCATCGACTTCTATGACAAGCTGAAGAGCGTCTCCAAGGGCTATGCCTCCTTCGACTACCACCTCAGCGACTTCCGCCCCTCCCGCCTGGTGAAGCTCGACATCCTACTCAACGGCGACCCCGTGGATGCCCTCTCGACGCTGACGCACGTGGATAATAGCGTGGCCTTCGGGCGCCGCATGTGCGAGAAGCTCAAGGAGCTCATCCCCCGCCAGCAGTTCGACATCGCCATCCAGGCAGCCATCGGCGCCAAGGTCATCGCCCGCGAGACCATCAAGGCCGTGCGTAAGGACGTGACGGCCAAGTGCTACGGCGGTGACGTCTCCCGTAAGCGTAAGCTCCTGGAGAAGCAGAAGGAAGGGAAGAAGCGCATGAAGCAGATTGGTACCGTCGAGGTGCCGCAGAAGGCCTTCCTCGCTGTCCTCAAGCTCGACTAA
- a CDS encoding Xaa-Pro peptidase family protein, translated as MLHPDYLLRQQRLQSYMQEAGIDALVLSSNVALLYVYGQVFAGLAVLLQQGEAHYFVRRPQTQPETSQLHHIRKIEQLPEWLDLKPLRRVALEQDEQSYSDVQRMARIFEGAEIVNATPLLRRARMVKTPLELEQLCQCAAQHVAVYREVPKAYREGMTDRDLQIELERVMRQHGSVGLFRCFGSAMEIFMGSLLAGDNAGTASPYDFALGGAGTTALPLGANGTPLTEGTAVMVDMAGNYGVYYSDLTRTYSVGQLPAEAYRLHELSRQLHREVMQTAGPGSSCAELYTHSLERVTAAGAADYFMGTELQAQFVGHGIGLQINEPPVLTPRSRDVLEPGMVIAFEPKFVLPGVGAVGIENSYLVTETGVENLTPAPEEIIDLRTGLAHA; from the coding sequence ATGCTCCACCCCGACTATCTGCTACGCCAGCAGCGCCTCCAGAGCTACATGCAGGAGGCAGGTATCGACGCCCTCGTGCTTAGCTCCAATGTCGCCCTACTCTATGTCTACGGCCAGGTCTTCGCTGGGCTAGCCGTGCTGCTCCAGCAGGGCGAGGCTCACTACTTCGTACGCCGCCCTCAGACACAGCCCGAGACCAGCCAGCTCCACCACATCCGTAAGATCGAGCAGCTCCCCGAGTGGCTCGACCTCAAGCCCCTTCGGCGCGTCGCCCTCGAGCAGGACGAGCAGAGCTACAGCGACGTACAGCGCATGGCGCGCATCTTCGAGGGAGCAGAGATCGTCAACGCCACACCGCTGCTGCGCCGTGCCCGCATGGTCAAGACGCCCCTAGAGCTCGAGCAGCTCTGCCAGTGCGCGGCACAACACGTCGCCGTCTACCGCGAGGTCCCGAAGGCCTATCGTGAGGGGATGACGGACAGAGACCTGCAGATCGAGCTGGAGCGTGTGATGCGCCAGCATGGCTCGGTGGGGCTCTTCCGCTGCTTCGGCTCGGCGATGGAAATCTTCATGGGTAGCCTGCTGGCAGGAGACAATGCGGGCACGGCCTCGCCCTATGACTTCGCCCTCGGAGGTGCTGGGACTACGGCGCTGCCTCTAGGGGCTAACGGGACGCCCCTCACCGAAGGCACCGCGGTGATGGTCGACATGGCGGGCAACTACGGCGTCTATTACTCCGACCTCACCCGTACCTATTCCGTCGGCCAGCTTCCTGCCGAGGCCTACCGCCTGCACGAGCTGAGCCGCCAGCTGCACCGCGAGGTCATGCAGACGGCAGGCCCAGGGAGCTCCTGCGCCGAGCTCTACACGCACTCGCTGGAGCGGGTCACGGCGGCAGGTGCTGCGGACTACTTCATGGGGACGGAGCTGCAGGCACAGTTCGTCGGGCATGGGATTGGCCTTCAGATCAATGAGCCACCGGTGCTCACCCCTCGCAGCCGCGACGTCCTAGAGCCTGGGATGGTCATCGCCTTCGAGCCTAAGTTCGTCCTCCCTGGTGTCGGTGCCGTAGGGATAGAGAATAGCTACCTCGTCACGGAGACAGGCGTCGAGAACCTCACGCCTGCCCCCGAGGAGATCATCGACCTACGCACAGGTCTCGCCCACGCCTAG
- a CDS encoding translation initiation factor, which translates to MADWKDRLGVLYSTNPDFEYTTEQVEEPDTLEPARQELRISLSKKQRGGKEVTLITGFVGREEDLAELGRLLRQRCGVGGSAKDGEILIQGDQRTKLRSLLPALGYTRTKG; encoded by the coding sequence ATGGCTGACTGGAAAGACCGACTGGGCGTGCTCTACAGCACGAACCCCGACTTCGAATACACGACCGAGCAGGTCGAGGAGCCCGACACGCTCGAGCCCGCACGCCAAGAGCTGCGCATCAGCCTCAGCAAGAAGCAGCGCGGCGGCAAGGAGGTGACGCTCATCACGGGCTTTGTCGGGCGCGAGGAGGACCTAGCAGAGCTAGGCCGTCTCCTGCGTCAGCGCTGTGGTGTCGGGGGCTCGGCTAAGGACGGCGAGATCCTCATCCAAGGCGACCAGCGTACCAAGCTCCGTAGCCTCCTCCCCGCCCTCGGCTATACCCGCACTAAGGGCTAA
- the coaD gene encoding pantetheine-phosphate adenylyltransferase produces MKRIALYAGSFDPFTRGHADIVSRGLDLFDEVIVAIGTNEAKRNLYTAEQRQQQISRYYADQPRVRIVVYTGLTVTLAQELGAHVLLRGVRSSTDMEYERTLADLNRHIADMETVLLPASQRLTHISSSVVRELLHYGADVSAFLPEGFVLDPIV; encoded by the coding sequence ATGAAGCGCATAGCCCTCTACGCTGGCTCCTTCGACCCCTTCACGCGGGGTCATGCCGATATCGTCAGCCGCGGCCTCGACCTCTTCGATGAGGTCATCGTCGCCATCGGGACGAACGAAGCCAAGCGCAACCTCTACACCGCCGAGCAGCGCCAACAGCAGATCAGCCGCTACTATGCCGACCAGCCCCGCGTACGTATCGTCGTCTATACGGGACTGACGGTGACGCTCGCTCAGGAGCTCGGTGCGCACGTCCTTCTCAGGGGCGTACGCAGTAGCACCGATATGGAGTACGAGCGCACGCTGGCCGACCTCAACCGCCACATCGCCGATATGGAGACCGTTCTACTGCCCGCCTCACAGCGCCTGACCCATATCAGCTCCTCCGTTGTCCGCGAGCTCCTACACTACGGAGCCGACGTCTCGGCCTTCCTCCCCGAGGGCTTCGTCCTTGATCCCATAGTCTAA
- the lpdA gene encoding dihydrolipoyl dehydrogenase codes for MNFDIAIIGGGPAGYNAAAQASDQGLQVILFERATLGGVCLNEGCIPTKSLLHAAHLYHDVASSAALGIEIEGSVKADYSRIAAHKDEVVKTLTSGVAYKMKQHGVTVVPASARLEGQEGELIRVATDTETYLVRYVLLATGSETVIPPIPGLDGVSYWTSREALAATELPRDIAIIGGGVIGMEFADVYASLGVPVTVIEMAPEILGAMDKETSATLRKLFKKRGVKFHLESKVVEVSPEGVTIETKKGERELIAASQILLSVGRRPLSVGLGLESLGIQQNRAAVVVNEYMQTSHPQVYAVGDLTGFSLLAHTAIREGEVAVEHIVSGAGHPMRYDAIPGVVYTHPELAGVGATEEQLQAEGRYYRALKLPMAYAGRYVVEQGQAPGLCKVLVDENDRILGCHILGTPASELILLAGIAIADGTSVEDFRRHVFPHPTVGEILHEVLLS; via the coding sequence ATGAACTTCGACATAGCGATTATTGGCGGTGGGCCAGCAGGCTATAATGCTGCGGCTCAGGCCTCAGATCAGGGTCTTCAGGTTATCCTCTTCGAGCGTGCTACGCTGGGGGGCGTCTGTCTCAACGAAGGCTGTATCCCCACGAAGAGCCTCCTGCACGCGGCACACCTCTACCACGACGTGGCCTCTAGCGCTGCCCTCGGGATAGAGATCGAGGGCTCGGTGAAGGCCGACTATAGCCGCATCGCGGCGCACAAGGATGAGGTCGTCAAGACCCTCACCTCGGGTGTAGCCTACAAGATGAAGCAGCATGGGGTGACGGTCGTCCCCGCCTCCGCACGCCTCGAGGGGCAGGAGGGGGAGCTGATCCGTGTTGCCACCGATACGGAGACCTACCTAGTGCGCTACGTCCTGCTCGCCACGGGGAGCGAGACCGTCATCCCGCCCATCCCAGGGCTGGACGGCGTCAGCTACTGGACGAGCCGTGAGGCGCTGGCTGCGACCGAGCTCCCGAGGGACATCGCCATCATCGGTGGGGGCGTCATCGGCATGGAGTTCGCCGATGTCTATGCTAGCCTAGGGGTGCCCGTGACCGTCATCGAGATGGCACCCGAGATCCTCGGGGCTATGGACAAGGAGACCTCCGCCACGCTGCGCAAGCTCTTCAAGAAGCGCGGGGTGAAGTTCCACCTCGAGAGCAAGGTCGTAGAGGTATCGCCCGAGGGCGTCACCATCGAGACCAAGAAGGGCGAGCGGGAGCTCATCGCCGCCAGCCAGATCCTGCTGAGCGTAGGTCGCCGTCCGCTTAGCGTAGGCCTTGGCCTCGAGAGCCTCGGCATCCAGCAGAATCGTGCCGCCGTCGTGGTCAATGAATACATGCAGACCTCGCACCCGCAGGTCTACGCCGTGGGCGACCTCACGGGCTTCTCGCTGCTGGCACATACCGCCATCCGCGAGGGTGAGGTAGCCGTAGAGCATATCGTCTCTGGGGCGGGGCATCCTATGCGCTACGATGCCATCCCAGGCGTTGTATATACGCATCCCGAGCTGGCAGGGGTCGGCGCCACCGAGGAGCAGCTGCAGGCTGAGGGGCGCTACTACCGCGCGCTCAAGCTCCCTATGGCCTACGCTGGTCGCTATGTCGTGGAGCAGGGACAGGCACCTGGCCTGTGCAAGGTGCTGGTGGATGAGAACGACCGCATCCTCGGCTGCCACATCCTCGGCACGCCCGCTAGCGAACTGATCCTCCTGGCGGGCATCGCCATTGCCGACGGTACGAGCGTCGAGGACTTCCGCCGCCACGTCTTCCCGCATCCTACGGTCGGGGAGATCCTGCACGAAGTACTGCTCTCCTAG